GAAATCATGAGTTATTTCACTAAATTCGTTTATATATAATGGCTCAAGCTTAGAACCCCTTTTAATTAGTGTTGGTAAAAACCCTTTTTTGCCGAGCCAGTTTTTTGAGGCAATCTCTTTTCCTTCAAGGTATTTTGCAAGCTTTTTTGAAACAGCTGCGTAATAAAGAAGAACCTCAATATCTCCAAATGGCCTCAAAACATCTTTTGTTGTTTTTGCAAACTCAATAATGTCCATACCATTGCCTTAACCTTCTGATTATTTAAATTTTGTTGAAAAAATGGGCCTGTGTTGAATTTCATAATTAGGTTACACTTCTAATATTTGGCTAAATTTCTGATTCTCGGTGATATTATGGAAACATTAACCGAGAAGAAAAGAAAATGGATAATAAGACAATTCAGATCTGGTAGAAGTGTTACTTCCATATCTAGGATACAAAAAGTTAGCAGGCAACATGTATACAGACTAGTTGCTAGGTTCAAAAAAGAGGGAACTACAGCATATAAGGCAAAAAAGGCAGGAAGACACCCAGAACAGATTAACCCTAAGTTTGCTAAAAAGGTGGTTGAGTTAAGAGGAACAACTGATTACGGAAGCGTAAAGCTGCATATTGTCCTCACAAGGACAGGATTTGGCGTATCCCAACGGCAAATTCAAAAGGTTCTTGACATAAACAAGTTGACAGAACCTTGTCTTAAAAGAAGAGGGAAGAGAAGCTATGTTCGTTATCAATGGCCAATAAGCAACTACATGTGGCATTGCGACTGGAGTGAATATAAAGGCAAATGGTACTGCTCCTTTATAGACGATAGAAGCAGAAAGATAATGGCTGCTGGTAAATTTAATAATGCTAATACAAAGAATGCTTTGTTTGTTTTTTATCAGGCAATATTAAATAATGAAGTTTGCCCTGTTGTTGTATTAAGCGATAAAGGTTCTCAATTCTATGCCAGTAAGTATGATAAAACTGGTAAGAAGGGAATCTCTGAATTTGAAAAAGAACTAGAGAAAATTGGGATTGACTTCTGGACTTCAAGAAGAAACCACCCTCAAACAAACGGCAAGATAGAGAAGTGGTTTGATACACTGAAGAAGAGATTTAAGAAACACCCTGACGAAACTTTACAAGACTTTGTAAAGTGGTATAATGAGGGAAGAATTCACCATGCTTTAGCTTATGAAACACCTGAAAAAGTTTACTGGGAAAAACTGTAACCTAATTTCGGAATTGTCACCATATTTCGGAATTATACGTTTTGTCGACTATAAATTGTTTGGTAGTTTCAAAATTAGGCGACAAATCAAGGGAGACTATGGAGGGGTGTTTGATTTATAAAGTTTATAAATGAAATTGTGCGAAGAAAGTGTCACATTATTTTGGAATTATACAGGGTAAAAAAATTAGGGCAACATTTATTAATATGTGTTTATATTTGCTTTAGAAAGAGGGGGTTTCAAATGAAAACAAAAAATATCACTTTAAAGGTAAACTCAAAACTTTACAGTAGGTATATGGAACTCTGTAAACACGAGGGCTGGATAGTATCTCGTCAGTTTGAAAAATGTATGGAAGCAGATTTAAAGAAGAGGCGAGAAAATGTCAAATAATGGTGCTAATTTAGGTTTTGAACAGAAATTATGGTCTGCTGCTGA
This genomic stretch from bacterium harbors:
- a CDS encoding DDE-type integrase/transposase/recombinase — protein: METLTEKKRKWIIRQFRSGRSVTSISRIQKVSRQHVYRLVARFKKEGTTAYKAKKAGRHPEQINPKFAKKVVELRGTTDYGSVKLHIVLTRTGFGVSQRQIQKVLDINKLTEPCLKRRGKRSYVRYQWPISNYMWHCDWSEYKGKWYCSFIDDRSRKIMAAGKFNNANTKNALFVFYQAILNNEVCPVVVLSDKGSQFYASKYDKTGKKGISEFEKELEKIGIDFWTSRRNHPQTNGKIEKWFDTLKKRFKKHPDETLQDFVKWYNEGRIHHALAYETPEKVYWEKL